The proteins below are encoded in one region of Oncorhynchus masou masou isolate Uvic2021 chromosome 15, UVic_Omas_1.1, whole genome shotgun sequence:
- the LOC135555817 gene encoding oxysterol-binding protein-related protein 7-like isoform X2: MLGFAFIVEGMGVTPRPVLWSGIELEGPSWSGAVCHSIIGLRLLSLQICVSSEREPCRKAELTFSDIAHPIIMMDPRVCPPSLNSSQSVMSNLDKSPSGGFKAGHSRNDSAGSSRNSRQNSRHWEVLEDHMDMGSGIGSGLDMSIPGICEGFLMKRRKYPLNGWHKRYFLLEKGILKYSKTQQDIQRGKLHGSLDVSLAVMSINKKSNRIDLDGGDYLYHVKAKNNDLFYIWLTKLCAHRVFKKNEALGVHHGVLHALTMGNSTLLPAMASLAQRNQAAMPGMYPHYASTASVYQAEMEVPPTAAPGVNGKVAAWLQQTHQSDTCSQELARSQLDLTELAQLIQRLNWLESDQQPISNSDLERRINMQNLTLNTPKAKKERKTTNKIFGHSRTLSGVETRGMFTSSHLSTSSNHLSVGAASVSSIPDYVYSQLSNPLITSPEAKKIQQDICALSQRVHASLKSIHEVLALERERVRQAWTGPDLRSSTSNQLATLCSTLSELEVQSCQTKVHSLSLSSGSTGGSKESYSTVRQDQNVEKTPSKGCSVQRTPSLADSMAEYYDARDVVCENSSENGEEESDESGLSDITTTSNSEPDEVHEAVSPDQLQTKASSTLNYRTSVSRAPDMVSTVPTNTGRRTVLPANCVDNSHIGIMTILYNNIGKDLSRVSMPCGLNEPLNLLQRVSEELEYSELLDIANRTEDPFERMLYIGVFSISGYAWATWRNRYKPFNPVLGETYESHRKERGFRYVAEQVSHHPPCSAVHAESENFTFWQDQQWKNKFWGKSLEIISSGPVNVKLPKYGDHYEWNKVVTCVHNVLSPQRWLEHYGEVTIRNTKSDLCTCKISFVKSRYWTSETSKNEVQGQVLNQAGEVVHRFGGLWHEGIFCDTLPNPKCIWKPNPQPDDHFQYYGFSRYARELNELTPELKKVLPPSDTRYRPDQRILEEGDVAGADSKKEEVEQKQRDRRKELAKKGEEHVPRFFRKELDAAGNDIWLSNGTYWKIRNQPGFANTKNLDLWC, translated from the exons atgctcggattcgcgtttatcgtcgaaggaatgggtgttacaccgaggcctgtactctggagtgggattgagttggagggtccgtcatggtctggggcggtgtgtcacagcatcatcggactgagattGTTGTCCTTGCAG ATTTGTGTTTCCTCTGAGAGAGAACCTTGTCGAAAAGCAGAGCTTACTTTTagcgacattgctcatccaatcATAATGATGGACCCTCGGGTGTGCCCACCCTCACTCAACAGCAGCCAATCAGTGATGAGCAATCTGGACAAGTCTCCTTCTGGAGGATTCAAGGCCGGACACTCACGGAACGACAGCGCTGGGTCATCACGCAACTCCCGCCAG aACTCCAGGCACTGGGAGGTGTTGGAAGACCACATGGACATGGGTTCTGGGATCGGGTCAGGGCTGGACATGAGCATCCCTGGTATCTGTGAGGGCttcctgatgaagaggaggaagtaCCCTTTGAATGGCTGGCACAAG AGGTACTTCCTGTTGGAAAAAGGGATCCTCAAGTACTCCAAGACACAGCAGGAT ATCCAAAGAGGAAAACTCCACGGCTCCCTGGACGTTAGCCTCGCTGTCATGTCCATCAACAAGAAGTCCAATCGCATCGATCTGGATGGTGGAGACTATTTATACCACGTCAAG GCCAAGAACAATGACTTGTTCTACATATGGCTGACCAAGCTGTGTGCCCATCGTGTCTTCAAGAAGAATGAGGCCTTGGGCGTCCACCACGGAGTCCTCCATGCCCTCACCATGGGCAACAGCACGTTGTTGCCAGCCATGGCCAGTCTAGCCCAGAGGAACCAAGCTGCCATGCCAGGCATG TACCCTCACTACGCCAGCACTGCCTCGGTCTACCAGGCTGAGATGGAGGTTCCGCCCACAGCAGCCCCAGGGGTCAACGGCAAGGTGGCAGCATGGCTCCAGCAGACCCACCAGTCAGATACCTGCTCCCAAG AGCTAGCTCGTTCTCAGTTGGACTTGACTGAGTTGGCCCAGCTCATCCAGAGGCTCAATTGGCTGGAGAGTGACCAGCAACCAATCTCCAACAGTGACCTAGAGCGACGAATCAACATGCAG AATCTGACCCTTAATACCCCCAAGGCCAAGAAGGAGAGGAAGACTACAAACAAGATATTTGGTCACTCCCGCACCCTGTCTGGAGTCGAAACCCGCGGCATG tttacctccAGCCACCTGAGCACATCGTCCAACCACCTGAGTGTGGGAGCTGCCTCTGTGTCGTCCATCCCGGACTACGTGTACTCCCAGCTCTCCAACCCCCTCATCACCTCCCCCGAAGCCAAGAAGATCCAGCAGGACATCTGTGCTTTGTCCCAAAGGG TTCATGCATCTCTCAAGTCCATCCACGAAGTGCTCGCCCTGGAACGTGAGCGGGTCCGACAGGCTTGGACCGGTCCAGACCTACGCTCCTCCACCTCCAATCAATTGGCCACCCTGTGTAGCACACTGTCTGAG CTGGAGGTGCAGTCTTGCCAAACCAAAGTTCATTCCCTGTCCCTTTCCTCTGGATCCACGGGGGGTTCCAAGGAGTCCTACAGCACTGTGCGTCAGGACCAG AATGTTGAGAAGACGCCCTCTAAGGGTTGCTCTGTGCAGCGCACCCCCTCGCTGGCCGACTCCATGGCCGAGTACTATGATGCCAGAGATGTCGTCTGTGAGAACTCCTCTGAAAACGGAGAGGAGGAGTCTGATGAGTCCGGGCTGAgtgacatcaccaccaccagtaaCTCTGAGCCAGACGAGGTCCATG AGGCAGTATCACCGGACCAACTGCAAACAAAAG CCTCTTCCACCCTGAACTACCGCACCAGCGTGTCCAGAGCCCCGGACATGGTCAGCACCGTGCCCACCAACACAGGCCGCCGCACTGTCCTGCCCGCCAACTGTGTCGACAACAGCCACATTGGCATCATGACCATCCTGTACAACAACATTGGCAAGGACCTGTCACGTGTGTCCATGCCCTGTGGCCTCAACGAACCTCTGAACCTGCTGCAGAGGGTGAGCGAAGAGCTGGAGTACTCGGAGCTTCTGGACATCGCCAACCGCACAGAGGACCCCTTCGAAAGGATG CTGTACattggtgttttctccatctctggcTACGCCTGGGCTACCTGGCGGAACCGCTACAAGCCCTTCAACCCCGTCCTGGGAGAGACTTACGAGAGCCACCGGAAGGAGCGCGGCTTCCGCTACGTCGCTGAGCAG GTCAGCCATCACCCGCCCTGCTCCGCCGTGCACGCAGAGTCTGAGAACTTCACCTTCTGGCAAGACCAGCAATGGAAGAACAAGTTCTGGGGAAAGTCTTTGGAGATCATCTCCTCCGGTCCAGTGAATGTCAAGTTGCCAAA aTATGGGGATCACTACGAGTGGAACAAGGTGGTGACCTGCGTCCACAACGTCCTGAGTCCTCAGAGGTGGCTGGAGCACTACGGCGAGGTGACCATCAGAAACACCAAGAGTGACCTCTGCACTTGCAAGATCTCCTTCGTCAAG tcccgCTACTGGACCTCGGAGACCAGTAAGAACGAGGTGCAGGGCCAGGTTCTGAACCAAGCGGGAGAGGTGGTCCACCGGTTCGGTGGGCTGTGGCATGAGGGCATCTTCTGCGACACCCTGCCTAACCCAAAGTGCATCTGGAAGCCCA ACCCTCAGCCTGATGACCACTTCCAGTACTACGGCTTCAGTCGCTACGCTAGGGAGCTCAATGAGCTGACCCCTGAACTCAAGAAGGTCCTACCTCCCTCAGACACCCGCTATAGGCCAGACCAGAG GATCCTGGAGGAGGGAGATGTAGCTGGGGCTGACAGTAAGAAGGAGGAAGTAGAGCAGAAACAGCGGGACCGACGAAAGGAGCTGGCCAAGAAGGGAGAGGAGCACGTGCCTCGTTTCTTCAG GAAAGAACTGGATGCGGCCGGGAATGATATCTGGCTGAGCAACGGAACGTACTGGAAGATCCGCAATCAGCCAGGCTTTGCCAACACCAAGAACTTGGATCTGTGGTGTTGA
- the LOC135555817 gene encoding oxysterol-binding protein-related protein 7-like isoform X5 has product MMDPRVCPPSLNSSQSVMSNLDKSPSGGFKAGHSRNDSAGSSRNSRQNSRHWEVLEDHMDMGSGIGSGLDMSIPGICEGFLMKRRKYPLNGWHKRYFLLEKGILKYSKTQQDIQRGKLHGSLDVSLAVMSINKKSNRIDLDGGDYLYHVKAKNNDLFYIWLTKLCAHRVFKKNEALGVHHGVLHALTMGNSTLLPAMASLAQRNQAAMPGMYPHYASTASVYQAEMEVPPTAAPGVNGKVAAWLQQTHQSDTCSQELARSQLDLTELAQLIQRLNWLESDQQPISNSDLERRINMQNLTLNTPKAKKERKTTNKIFGHSRTLSGVETRGMFTSSHLSTSSNHLSVGAASVSSIPDYVYSQLSNPLITSPEAKKIQQDICALSQRVHASLKSIHEVLALERERVRQAWTGPDLRSSTSNQLATLCSTLSELEVQSCQTKVHSLSLSSGSTGGSKESYSTVRQDQNVEKTPSKGCSVQRTPSLADSMAEYYDARDVVCENSSENGEEESDESGLSDITTTSNSEPDEVHASTLPAEAVSPDQLQTKASSTLNYRTSVSRAPDMVSTVPTNTGRRTVLPANCVDNSHIGIMTILYNNIGKDLSRVSMPCGLNEPLNLLQRVSEELEYSELLDIANRTEDPFERMLYIGVFSISGYAWATWRNRYKPFNPVLGETYESHRKERGFRYVAEQVSHHPPCSAVHAESENFTFWQDQQWKNKFWGKSLEIISSGPVNVKLPKYGDHYEWNKVVTCVHNVLSPQRWLEHYGEVTIRNTKSDLCTCKISFVKSRYWTSETSKNEVQGQVLNQAGEVVHRFGGLWHEGIFCDTLPNPKCIWKPNPQPDDHFQYYGFSRYARELNELTPELKKVLPPSDTRYRPDQRILEEGDVAGADSKKEEVEQKQRDRRKELAKKGEEHVPRFFRKELDAAGNDIWLSNGTYWKIRNQPGFANTKNLDLWC; this is encoded by the exons ATGATGGACCCTCGGGTGTGCCCACCCTCACTCAACAGCAGCCAATCAGTGATGAGCAATCTGGACAAGTCTCCTTCTGGAGGATTCAAGGCCGGACACTCACGGAACGACAGCGCTGGGTCATCACGCAACTCCCGCCAG aACTCCAGGCACTGGGAGGTGTTGGAAGACCACATGGACATGGGTTCTGGGATCGGGTCAGGGCTGGACATGAGCATCCCTGGTATCTGTGAGGGCttcctgatgaagaggaggaagtaCCCTTTGAATGGCTGGCACAAG AGGTACTTCCTGTTGGAAAAAGGGATCCTCAAGTACTCCAAGACACAGCAGGAT ATCCAAAGAGGAAAACTCCACGGCTCCCTGGACGTTAGCCTCGCTGTCATGTCCATCAACAAGAAGTCCAATCGCATCGATCTGGATGGTGGAGACTATTTATACCACGTCAAG GCCAAGAACAATGACTTGTTCTACATATGGCTGACCAAGCTGTGTGCCCATCGTGTCTTCAAGAAGAATGAGGCCTTGGGCGTCCACCACGGAGTCCTCCATGCCCTCACCATGGGCAACAGCACGTTGTTGCCAGCCATGGCCAGTCTAGCCCAGAGGAACCAAGCTGCCATGCCAGGCATG TACCCTCACTACGCCAGCACTGCCTCGGTCTACCAGGCTGAGATGGAGGTTCCGCCCACAGCAGCCCCAGGGGTCAACGGCAAGGTGGCAGCATGGCTCCAGCAGACCCACCAGTCAGATACCTGCTCCCAAG AGCTAGCTCGTTCTCAGTTGGACTTGACTGAGTTGGCCCAGCTCATCCAGAGGCTCAATTGGCTGGAGAGTGACCAGCAACCAATCTCCAACAGTGACCTAGAGCGACGAATCAACATGCAG AATCTGACCCTTAATACCCCCAAGGCCAAGAAGGAGAGGAAGACTACAAACAAGATATTTGGTCACTCCCGCACCCTGTCTGGAGTCGAAACCCGCGGCATG tttacctccAGCCACCTGAGCACATCGTCCAACCACCTGAGTGTGGGAGCTGCCTCTGTGTCGTCCATCCCGGACTACGTGTACTCCCAGCTCTCCAACCCCCTCATCACCTCCCCCGAAGCCAAGAAGATCCAGCAGGACATCTGTGCTTTGTCCCAAAGGG TTCATGCATCTCTCAAGTCCATCCACGAAGTGCTCGCCCTGGAACGTGAGCGGGTCCGACAGGCTTGGACCGGTCCAGACCTACGCTCCTCCACCTCCAATCAATTGGCCACCCTGTGTAGCACACTGTCTGAG CTGGAGGTGCAGTCTTGCCAAACCAAAGTTCATTCCCTGTCCCTTTCCTCTGGATCCACGGGGGGTTCCAAGGAGTCCTACAGCACTGTGCGTCAGGACCAG AATGTTGAGAAGACGCCCTCTAAGGGTTGCTCTGTGCAGCGCACCCCCTCGCTGGCCGACTCCATGGCCGAGTACTATGATGCCAGAGATGTCGTCTGTGAGAACTCCTCTGAAAACGGAGAGGAGGAGTCTGATGAGTCCGGGCTGAgtgacatcaccaccaccagtaaCTCTGAGCCAGACGAGGTCCATG CTTCCACTTTGCCTGCAGAGGCAGTATCACCGGACCAACTGCAAACAAAAG CCTCTTCCACCCTGAACTACCGCACCAGCGTGTCCAGAGCCCCGGACATGGTCAGCACCGTGCCCACCAACACAGGCCGCCGCACTGTCCTGCCCGCCAACTGTGTCGACAACAGCCACATTGGCATCATGACCATCCTGTACAACAACATTGGCAAGGACCTGTCACGTGTGTCCATGCCCTGTGGCCTCAACGAACCTCTGAACCTGCTGCAGAGGGTGAGCGAAGAGCTGGAGTACTCGGAGCTTCTGGACATCGCCAACCGCACAGAGGACCCCTTCGAAAGGATG CTGTACattggtgttttctccatctctggcTACGCCTGGGCTACCTGGCGGAACCGCTACAAGCCCTTCAACCCCGTCCTGGGAGAGACTTACGAGAGCCACCGGAAGGAGCGCGGCTTCCGCTACGTCGCTGAGCAG GTCAGCCATCACCCGCCCTGCTCCGCCGTGCACGCAGAGTCTGAGAACTTCACCTTCTGGCAAGACCAGCAATGGAAGAACAAGTTCTGGGGAAAGTCTTTGGAGATCATCTCCTCCGGTCCAGTGAATGTCAAGTTGCCAAA aTATGGGGATCACTACGAGTGGAACAAGGTGGTGACCTGCGTCCACAACGTCCTGAGTCCTCAGAGGTGGCTGGAGCACTACGGCGAGGTGACCATCAGAAACACCAAGAGTGACCTCTGCACTTGCAAGATCTCCTTCGTCAAG tcccgCTACTGGACCTCGGAGACCAGTAAGAACGAGGTGCAGGGCCAGGTTCTGAACCAAGCGGGAGAGGTGGTCCACCGGTTCGGTGGGCTGTGGCATGAGGGCATCTTCTGCGACACCCTGCCTAACCCAAAGTGCATCTGGAAGCCCA ACCCTCAGCCTGATGACCACTTCCAGTACTACGGCTTCAGTCGCTACGCTAGGGAGCTCAATGAGCTGACCCCTGAACTCAAGAAGGTCCTACCTCCCTCAGACACCCGCTATAGGCCAGACCAGAG GATCCTGGAGGAGGGAGATGTAGCTGGGGCTGACAGTAAGAAGGAGGAAGTAGAGCAGAAACAGCGGGACCGACGAAAGGAGCTGGCCAAGAAGGGAGAGGAGCACGTGCCTCGTTTCTTCAG GAAAGAACTGGATGCGGCCGGGAATGATATCTGGCTGAGCAACGGAACGTACTGGAAGATCCGCAATCAGCCAGGCTTTGCCAACACCAAGAACTTGGATCTGTGGTGTTGA